The following are from one region of the Actinoplanes sp. L3-i22 genome:
- the arc gene encoding proteasome ATPase, translating to MARSDEADSRAARWEKEANDLSSQVAFLQEELALVRRKLTESPRHVRQLEERLAATQAQLARVTENNERLVATLKEARAQIVTLKEEIDRLAQPPSGYGVFLSAHEDGTVDVFTGGRKLRVAVSPSLAVEELQRGQEVLLNDALNVVDAFGFERTGEVVLLKEVLDNPSGGPRDRALVVSHADEERIVFLADSLEITKLRAGDSLMIEPRSAYAYERIPKSEVEELVLEEVPDVDYSDIGGLHSQIEQIRDAVELPFLHADLFREHQLRPPKGILLYGPPGCGKTLIAKAVANSLAKKIAERRGEEKHTSYFLNIKGPELLNKYVGETERHIRLVFQRAREKAGEGTPVIVFFDEMDSIFRTRGSGVSSDVENTIVPQLLSEIDGVEGLENVIVIGASNREDMIDPAILRPGRLDVKIKIERPDAEAAKDIFAKYILSELPLSGDDLTEHGGNRDATVAAMIEAVVLRMYTETEENRFLEVTYANGDKEVLYFKDFNSGAMIQNIVDRGKKMAIKEFLTSGKKGLRLQHLLDSCVDEFRENEDLPNTTNPDDWARISGKKGERIVYIRTLVSGGKGAEAGRSIETASNTGQYL from the coding sequence GTGGCACGTAGCGACGAAGCGGACTCCCGCGCCGCACGATGGGAGAAAGAGGCCAACGATCTCTCCAGCCAGGTCGCGTTCCTGCAAGAGGAACTCGCTCTGGTGCGGAGGAAGTTGACCGAGAGCCCCCGACACGTCCGGCAGCTCGAGGAACGGCTTGCGGCAACGCAGGCGCAGCTGGCCCGAGTGACCGAGAACAACGAGCGGCTCGTGGCGACCCTCAAGGAAGCCCGCGCCCAGATCGTCACTCTCAAGGAAGAGATTGACCGGCTCGCCCAGCCGCCCAGCGGCTACGGCGTTTTCCTGTCCGCTCACGAGGACGGCACGGTGGACGTGTTCACCGGCGGCCGCAAGCTGCGGGTGGCGGTCTCGCCGTCGCTCGCGGTGGAAGAGCTCCAGCGGGGCCAGGAGGTCCTGCTGAACGACGCGCTCAACGTCGTCGACGCGTTCGGGTTCGAGCGCACCGGCGAGGTCGTCCTGCTCAAGGAGGTGCTGGACAACCCGTCCGGCGGCCCCCGCGACAGGGCGCTGGTGGTGTCGCACGCCGACGAGGAGCGCATCGTGTTCCTCGCCGACTCGCTCGAGATCACCAAGTTGCGCGCCGGCGACTCGCTCATGATCGAGCCCCGCTCGGCTTACGCCTACGAGCGGATCCCGAAGAGCGAGGTCGAGGAGCTCGTGCTGGAGGAGGTGCCCGACGTCGACTACTCCGACATCGGTGGCCTGCACTCCCAGATCGAGCAGATCCGCGACGCGGTGGAGCTGCCGTTCCTGCACGCCGACCTGTTCCGGGAGCACCAGTTGCGCCCGCCGAAGGGCATCCTGCTCTACGGCCCGCCCGGCTGCGGCAAGACCCTGATCGCCAAGGCGGTGGCCAACTCGCTGGCCAAGAAGATCGCCGAGCGACGTGGCGAGGAGAAGCACACCAGCTACTTCCTCAACATCAAGGGCCCGGAGCTGCTGAACAAGTACGTGGGTGAGACCGAGCGGCACATCCGCCTGGTCTTCCAGCGGGCCCGGGAGAAGGCCGGCGAGGGCACTCCGGTGATCGTGTTCTTCGACGAGATGGACTCGATCTTCCGGACCCGTGGCTCCGGTGTCTCCTCCGACGTGGAGAACACGATCGTTCCCCAGCTCCTCAGCGAGATCGACGGCGTCGAGGGCCTGGAGAACGTGATCGTCATCGGCGCGTCGAACCGGGAAGACATGATCGACCCGGCGATCCTGCGCCCCGGCCGTCTCGATGTGAAGATCAAGATCGAGCGTCCGGACGCCGAGGCCGCGAAGGACATCTTCGCCAAGTACATCCTGTCGGAGCTGCCGCTCAGTGGGGACGACCTCACCGAGCACGGCGGCAACCGGGACGCGACGGTCGCCGCGATGATCGAGGCGGTCGTGCTGCGGATGTACACGGAGACCGAGGAGAACCGCTTCCTCGAGGTCACCTACGCCAACGGTGACAAGGAGGTCCTGTACTTCAAGGACTTCAACTCCGGCGCGATGATCCAGAACATCGTCGACCGCGGCAAGAAGATGGCGATCAAGGAGTTCCTCACCTCGGGCAAGAAGGGGCTCCGACTGCAGCACCTGCTGGACAGCTGCGTCGACGAGTTCCGGGAGAACGAGGACCTGCCGAACACCACCAACCCGGATGACTGGGCCCGGATCTCCGGCAAGAAGGGCGAGCGGATCGTCTACATCCGCACGCTCGTCTCCGGCGGCAAGGGCGCCGAGGCCGGCCGGTCCATCGAGACCGCGTCGAACACCGGTCAGTACCTGTAA
- a CDS encoding ferredoxin, with translation MSSDTDELQVWVDQDLCTGDGLCVQYAPDVFELDIDGLAYVKDKSGELLQNPGVRTYVPKNLVLEVIDSAKECPGDCIHVVRTEDDVEVAGPDADA, from the coding sequence GTGTCGTCAGACACTGATGAGCTGCAGGTCTGGGTCGATCAGGACTTGTGCACCGGGGACGGACTCTGCGTGCAATACGCGCCGGATGTCTTCGAGTTGGACATCGACGGCCTGGCGTATGTGAAGGATAAATCGGGCGAGTTGCTCCAAAATCCGGGCGTACGCACCTACGTACCGAAAAATTTGGTCCTGGAAGTCATCGATTCCGCCAAGGAATGCCCGGGTGACTGTATCCACGTCGTGCGAACCGAGGATGACGTGGAAGTGGCCGGCCCGGACGCCGACGCTTAG
- a CDS encoding tRNA (adenine-N1)-methyltransferase, whose amino-acid sequence MTTTPATAVEEHVPAHGGPFRVGDRVQLTDPKGRMHTIVLEPGKAFHTHRGALEHDALIGLPDGSVITAASGTQYLALRPLLSDYVLSMPRGAQVIYPKDAAQIVAMGDVFPGAKVLEAGAGSGALTCSLLRAVGETGEVHSYELRPDFAAIARKNVEAFFGGPHPAWHLHEGDVAGNGIDGFDRIVLDMLTPWEALDMVEKSLIPGGVFIGYVATTPQLSELVEALRERGGWTEPRAWESLIRDWHADGLAVRPDHRMIAHTAFLVSSRKLAPGVTAPVRRRKPSKGAEAYQLKRAAQAALAAAIEREDREDTSGE is encoded by the coding sequence GTGACCACGACTCCGGCCACCGCTGTCGAAGAGCACGTCCCGGCCCATGGCGGCCCGTTCCGGGTGGGTGACCGTGTCCAGCTCACCGACCCCAAGGGGCGGATGCACACGATCGTGCTGGAGCCCGGCAAGGCGTTCCACACCCACCGCGGCGCGCTGGAGCACGACGCCCTCATCGGCCTGCCGGACGGCAGCGTGATCACCGCGGCCAGCGGCACCCAGTACCTGGCGCTGCGGCCGCTGCTCAGCGACTACGTGCTGTCCATGCCGCGCGGCGCGCAGGTGATCTACCCGAAGGACGCGGCGCAGATCGTCGCGATGGGCGACGTCTTCCCGGGTGCCAAGGTGCTCGAGGCGGGCGCCGGCTCGGGCGCGCTGACCTGCTCGCTGCTGCGCGCGGTCGGCGAGACCGGCGAGGTGCACAGCTACGAGCTGCGGCCGGACTTCGCGGCGATCGCCCGGAAGAACGTCGAGGCGTTCTTCGGCGGCCCGCACCCGGCCTGGCACCTGCACGAGGGCGACGTGGCCGGCAACGGGATCGATGGTTTCGACCGCATCGTGCTGGACATGCTGACCCCGTGGGAAGCCCTCGACATGGTGGAGAAGTCGCTGATCCCGGGCGGCGTCTTCATCGGCTACGTGGCGACCACCCCGCAGCTGTCCGAGCTGGTCGAGGCGCTGCGCGAGCGCGGCGGCTGGACCGAGCCGCGGGCCTGGGAGTCGCTGATCCGGGACTGGCACGCCGACGGCCTGGCGGTCCGCCCGGACCACCGGATGATCGCGCACACCGCGTTCCTGGTGTCCTCGCGCAAGCTCGCGCCCGGGGTCACCGCGCCGGTGCGCCGGCGCAAGCCCAGCAAGGGCGCCGAGGCGTACCAGTTGAAGCGCGCCGCTCAGGCCGCGCTCGCCGCCGCGATCGAACGTGAGGATCGGGAGGACACCTCCGGGGAGTGA
- a CDS encoding site-2 protease family protein, with translation MEDSATRSAPAPGGGRPVGHVLGIPVHANGSMLLLAVLVTVVYGNYARAELGLEQPWAYLIGLGFVACLLGSVLLHELGHAVIARRNGIGVRRITLELLSGWTEMERDAPTPRVDALVSLAGPLVSLLLGGVATGAALVLPEDTVPGQIAFQLAVSNVLVAVFNVLPGLPLDGGRALRAGMWALLKDRNRATVVAGWAGRVLAFGTAVAVLAAYQIGLLTLFGMVFVLLVTLTLWHGAGQSIRLGRMTGRFPLIDLGQLARPLLKVPAGTPLGEAQRRRAEDPRPDVVLAVADSGGSLTALVDPVAAERVPVDRRPWVSVESVSRSRDGLTSLPVSLTGEQVVRALQAHPGAQYLVTAGEDVVGVLRVADVAAVLEPRRPQRT, from the coding sequence ATGGAGGACAGCGCGACGCGGAGCGCCCCGGCGCCGGGTGGTGGGCGGCCGGTGGGGCATGTGCTGGGCATCCCGGTGCATGCGAACGGCTCGATGTTACTGCTCGCGGTGCTGGTCACGGTCGTTTACGGCAACTATGCGCGCGCTGAGCTCGGGCTGGAGCAGCCCTGGGCGTACCTGATCGGGCTGGGTTTCGTGGCCTGTCTGCTCGGCTCGGTGCTGCTGCACGAACTCGGTCACGCGGTGATCGCCCGCCGCAACGGGATCGGCGTGCGCCGGATCACTCTCGAGCTGCTGAGCGGCTGGACCGAGATGGAGCGGGACGCGCCGACCCCGCGGGTGGACGCGCTGGTGTCGCTGGCCGGGCCGCTGGTGTCGTTGCTGCTCGGCGGGGTGGCCACCGGCGCCGCGCTGGTCCTGCCGGAGGACACCGTGCCCGGGCAGATCGCGTTCCAGCTGGCGGTCAGCAACGTGCTGGTGGCGGTCTTCAACGTGCTCCCGGGGCTGCCGCTGGACGGTGGCCGGGCGTTGCGCGCCGGGATGTGGGCGCTGCTCAAGGACCGGAACCGGGCGACCGTGGTGGCCGGCTGGGCGGGGCGGGTGCTGGCGTTCGGCACGGCGGTCGCGGTGCTGGCGGCGTACCAAATCGGGCTTTTGACCTTGTTTGGCATGGTTTTTGTGCTGCTGGTCACGCTGACGCTGTGGCACGGCGCCGGGCAGTCGATCCGGCTGGGCCGGATGACGGGCCGGTTCCCGCTGATCGATCTCGGTCAGCTGGCGCGTCCGCTGCTGAAGGTGCCGGCCGGCACGCCGCTCGGCGAGGCGCAGCGGCGCCGGGCCGAGGACCCCCGGCCGGACGTGGTGCTGGCGGTCGCCGACTCGGGGGGTAGCCTCACCGCTCTGGTCGATCCGGTCGCCGCCGAGCGGGTGCCGGTCGACCGGCGGCCCTGGGTGAGCGTGGAGAGCGTGTCCCGCTCCCGGGACGGGCTGACCAGTCTGCCGGTGAGCCTCACCGGCGAGCAGGTGGTGCGTGCGCTGCAGGCCCACCCGGGTGCGCAGTACCTGGTGACGGCAGGCGAGGATGTTGTCGGCGTCCTGCGGGTCGCCGACGTCGCCGCGGTCCTCGAGCCGCGGCGGCCGCAACGCACCTGA
- a CDS encoding PD-(D/E)XK nuclease family protein: MTAFSPPQPRPGAPTPASPATSAGRPGLGDRPAGPSLSPSRAADFKTCPLLFRFRTIDKLPEQASADQVRGTLVHAVLERLFDLPAGDRTPEAAAALVTPEWERLVGNEPDLSALFAAPLAAGAPRPSKPLSGTSSAPAVGHATEPVRDPSAETAAPAPVVTLAGDLAASSALVPDLAASAALVRDPAAVAAEMDAAGQIALVDAPAGAAEAARLAAFLTSARDLLTGYFAVEDPQRLEPAERETLISTMIDDELLIRGYIDRLDISPAGDLRVVDYKTGGAPREAFEGRALFQLKFYALVLWRTRGVVPRVLRLLYLKDAEVLDYSPDAGELERFERTLIALSNAVERAKRDQDFRPKPSRLCGWCNHQALCPEFGGTPPPFPTSPTAGTPTDSEPDRLSTPSRDGAVA, encoded by the coding sequence ATGACGGCGTTCTCTCCCCCGCAGCCCCGCCCCGGTGCTCCGACCCCCGCGTCCCCCGCCACCTCCGCCGGGCGCCCCGGTCTGGGCGACCGGCCGGCCGGGCCGTCGCTGTCCCCCTCACGCGCCGCCGACTTCAAGACCTGTCCGCTGCTGTTCCGCTTCCGCACCATCGACAAGCTGCCCGAACAGGCCTCCGCCGACCAGGTCCGGGGCACGCTGGTGCACGCGGTGCTGGAGCGGCTGTTCGACCTGCCCGCCGGCGACCGGACCCCGGAGGCGGCGGCCGCCCTGGTCACCCCCGAGTGGGAACGCCTGGTCGGCAACGAGCCGGACCTTTCCGCCCTGTTCGCCGCGCCTCTCGCCGCCGGCGCGCCGCGGCCTTCCAAACCCCTTTCGGGTACGTCGTCGGCCCCCGCTGTGGGACACGCCACTGAACCCGTTCGTGACCCCTCGGCGGAGACCGCCGCCCCCGCCCCGGTGGTCACCCTCGCCGGTGACCTCGCGGCTTCGAGTGCGCTCGTTCCCGACCTCGCGGCTTCGGCTGCGCTCGTTCGTGATCCTGCGGCGGTGGCTGCCGAGATGGACGCCGCCGGGCAGATCGCGCTCGTCGACGCGCCGGCCGGGGCTGCCGAGGCGGCCCGGCTGGCCGCGTTCCTCACCAGCGCGCGGGACCTGCTCACCGGCTACTTCGCGGTCGAGGACCCGCAGCGCCTCGAGCCGGCCGAGCGCGAGACGCTGATCTCCACGATGATCGACGACGAGCTGCTGATCCGCGGCTACATCGACCGCCTCGACATCTCCCCCGCCGGCGACCTGCGCGTCGTCGACTACAAGACCGGCGGCGCCCCGCGCGAGGCGTTCGAGGGCCGCGCCCTGTTCCAGCTGAAGTTCTACGCCCTGGTCCTGTGGCGCACCCGGGGCGTGGTCCCGAGGGTCCTGCGCCTGCTCTATCTGAAGGACGCCGAGGTCCTCGACTACAGCCCGGACGCCGGCGAGCTGGAACGCTTCGAGCGCACCCTGATCGCCCTGTCCAACGCGGTCGAGCGAGCCAAGCGCGACCAGGACTTCCGCCCCAAGCCGAGCCGCCTCTGCGGTTGGTGCAACCACCAGGCCCTCTGCCCGGAGTTCGGCGGCACCCCACCCCCGTTCCCCACGTCCCCCACCGCCGGCACCCCCACCGACTCGGAACCCGACCGCCTCTCCACCCCGTCCCGGGACGGCGCCGTTGCCTGA
- a CDS encoding response regulator transcription factor, with the protein MVRPIRLLLADASALQRAGLRSVLGDSAGSGTELTVAGETGDGGEAVELARRLLPDVLIVDAALPRMDGAAVARAITAARLPVRVLVMTARDSDDELIEMIAAGAGGYLCKDAPQEELITAIRAVAAGGAVITPQVLARALPRFIAAAAKPDTGVPVDLTTLTGREREVLIHVARGHTNAEIAEALQVSDTTVKTHVGHMLAKLRLRDRTQAVVLAYETGLVKPGS; encoded by the coding sequence GTGGTGAGACCGATCCGGTTGTTGCTGGCGGATGCCTCGGCGTTGCAGCGGGCCGGGCTACGGTCAGTGCTGGGCGACTCGGCCGGCAGCGGAACGGAGCTGACCGTCGCTGGCGAGACCGGAGACGGCGGGGAAGCCGTCGAACTGGCCCGCCGCCTGCTCCCGGACGTCCTGATCGTGGACGCCGCGCTGCCCAGAATGGATGGCGCCGCGGTGGCCCGCGCGATCACCGCCGCCCGGCTGCCGGTCCGGGTACTCGTGATGACCGCCCGGGACAGCGACGACGAGCTCATCGAGATGATCGCCGCGGGCGCCGGCGGCTACCTGTGCAAGGACGCCCCGCAAGAGGAGCTGATCACCGCAATCCGCGCGGTAGCGGCCGGCGGCGCGGTGATCACCCCGCAGGTCCTGGCCCGAGCCCTCCCCCGCTTCATCGCAGCCGCCGCCAAACCGGACACCGGAGTCCCCGTCGACCTGACCACCCTCACCGGCCGGGAACGCGAAGTCCTGATCCACGTAGCCCGCGGCCACACCAACGCCGAGATCGCCGAGGCGCTGCAGGTCAGCGACACCACGGTGAAGACCCACGTCGGCCACATGCTGGCCAAGCTGCGCCTGCGCGACCGCACGCAGGCCGTAGTCCTGGCCTACGAAACCGGCCTGGTCAAACCCGGCAGCTGA
- a CDS encoding DUF4097 family beta strand repeat-containing protein, with protein sequence MFEFDRAEPVTVSLRAVSGTVEIEAGAHETIRVEVMPLDDNPAAQQAAENTRVVLDGDTLVVAVPTPERWRMRRSPALRITVQVPEGSSLTGESAAAEVRAAGRYRDVHLKLASAAGHIADVRGDLHLGAASGDLSADRVGGSASVKSASGKISLGDVAGDVTAATASGDIRIASGGGSLDAGTASGSVTVGSLSQGKARVRTASGNVTLGVAPGTGLWLDLNTVGGQSVTDLTSHGDTAPAATTLEIRVRTASGDIRIHRAVDPGTGPRPHSSWSPGSNIVVTGTRNPEEPPVDGTGSGDVTHGSGGSGPLAA encoded by the coding sequence ATGTTCGAGTTTGATCGGGCCGAGCCGGTCACCGTCTCACTGCGGGCCGTCTCCGGCACCGTCGAGATCGAGGCCGGGGCCCACGAGACCATCCGCGTCGAGGTCATGCCGCTCGACGACAACCCCGCCGCGCAGCAGGCCGCCGAGAACACCCGGGTCGTCCTCGACGGCGACACCCTGGTCGTGGCGGTGCCGACACCCGAGCGCTGGCGGATGCGCCGCAGCCCGGCCCTGCGCATCACCGTCCAGGTCCCCGAGGGCAGCAGCCTGACCGGGGAGAGCGCGGCCGCCGAGGTCCGGGCCGCCGGCCGCTACCGGGACGTGCACCTCAAGCTCGCCTCGGCCGCCGGGCACATCGCGGACGTGCGCGGCGACCTGCACCTCGGCGCGGCCAGCGGCGACCTGTCGGCCGACCGGGTCGGCGGCTCCGCGTCCGTGAAGAGCGCCTCCGGCAAGATCAGCCTGGGTGACGTCGCCGGTGACGTCACGGCCGCGACCGCGAGTGGCGACATCCGGATCGCCTCCGGCGGCGGGTCGCTGGATGCCGGCACCGCGAGCGGTTCGGTCACCGTCGGTTCGCTTTCCCAAGGCAAAGCCCGCGTCCGTACGGCATCAGGCAACGTCACCCTCGGTGTAGCCCCCGGCACCGGCCTCTGGCTGGATCTGAACACCGTGGGCGGCCAGAGCGTCACCGACCTGACGTCGCACGGCGACACCGCACCGGCCGCCACCACCCTGGAGATCCGGGTCCGCACGGCCAGCGGCGACATCCGGATCCACCGGGCGGTCGACCCGGGCACCGGCCCGCGGCCGCACAGCTCCTGGTCCCCGGGCTCGAACATCGTGGTGACCGGTACGCGGAACCCGGAGGAGCCGCCCGTGGACGGCACCGGCTCGGGGGACGTCACGCACGGGAGCGGCGGGTCAGGCCCGCTGGCCGCCTGA
- a CDS encoding HAD family hydrolase → MLFDMDGTLVDSEKLWGVALEDLAVRAGGVLSADARLAMVGTSMPVSMAIFREDLGQPDRDSAPDVAWLSERVAELFADGLEWRPGARELLLEVRAAGVPTALVTSTGRRLADIALKTLGTENFDVVVCGDEVGAPKPDPEPYLTAAGLLGVPIVDCVAIEDSPSGVASAVAAGARVLAVPSDVALPPYEGICLRSSLVGVDLGFLGALR, encoded by the coding sequence GTGCTCTTCGACATGGACGGCACCCTCGTCGACAGCGAGAAGTTGTGGGGCGTCGCGCTGGAGGACCTCGCCGTCCGCGCCGGCGGCGTCCTCTCCGCCGACGCCCGGCTCGCCATGGTCGGCACCAGCATGCCGGTGAGCATGGCGATCTTCCGCGAGGACCTGGGCCAGCCCGACCGGGACTCCGCGCCCGACGTCGCCTGGCTCAGCGAGCGCGTCGCCGAGCTCTTCGCCGACGGCCTGGAGTGGCGGCCCGGCGCGCGGGAGCTGCTCCTCGAGGTCCGGGCCGCCGGGGTGCCGACCGCGCTGGTCACCTCGACCGGGCGGCGCCTCGCCGACATCGCGCTGAAGACCCTCGGCACGGAGAACTTCGACGTCGTGGTCTGCGGTGACGAGGTCGGCGCGCCCAAGCCCGACCCGGAGCCGTACCTGACCGCCGCCGGCCTGCTCGGCGTGCCGATCGTCGACTGCGTGGCGATCGAGGACTCGCCCAGCGGCGTGGCCAGCGCGGTCGCCGCCGGGGCCCGGGTGCTCGCGGTGCCGTCCGACGTGGCGTTGCCCCCGTACGAAGGCATCTGTTTGCGATCTTCGCTGGTCGGCGTCGACCTGGGCTTTCTGGGCGCGTTGCGCTAG
- a CDS encoding neutral zinc metallopeptidase gives MRARLAAFLTVLLLAGCGQLPGPDEPTDPTPAATATGSDGPDGTDTPEEFASDIKSAQTVAEQYWGQVFKRQGQRFQPVREVIPYEREGEVDCGRDPLPRNNAAYCSAGDFIAYDVNWAFGVFGQIGDAFIYYLLGHEYAHGIQARLGIQKEFTIQQELQADCMAGAFIGDSARARQLTLDKGDTDELARGLESVGDDPGQPWFAEGSHGTADQRINAFANGYQDSLKACDL, from the coding sequence ATGCGTGCCCGACTCGCCGCTTTCCTGACAGTACTGCTGCTCGCGGGGTGCGGGCAGCTGCCCGGACCGGACGAGCCGACCGACCCGACGCCGGCCGCCACCGCCACCGGCTCCGACGGGCCGGACGGCACCGACACCCCGGAGGAGTTCGCCTCCGACATCAAGTCCGCGCAGACCGTCGCCGAGCAGTACTGGGGACAGGTGTTCAAGCGGCAGGGCCAGCGGTTCCAGCCGGTGCGCGAGGTCATCCCGTACGAGCGGGAAGGTGAAGTGGACTGCGGGCGGGACCCGCTGCCGCGCAACAACGCCGCCTACTGCTCGGCGGGGGACTTCATCGCGTACGACGTGAACTGGGCCTTCGGGGTCTTCGGGCAGATCGGCGACGCGTTCATCTACTACCTGCTCGGCCACGAGTACGCGCACGGCATCCAGGCCCGGCTCGGCATCCAGAAGGAGTTCACCATCCAGCAGGAGCTGCAGGCCGACTGCATGGCCGGCGCGTTCATCGGCGACTCGGCGCGCGCCCGGCAGCTCACCCTGGACAAGGGCGACACCGACGAACTGGCCCGCGGCCTCGAGTCGGTCGGCGACGACCCCGGCCAGCCGTGGTTCGCCGAGGGCTCGCACGGCACGGCCGACCAGCGGATCAACGCGTTCGCCAACGGGTACCAGGACTCGCTCAAGGCCTGTGACCTCTGA
- a CDS encoding ABC transporter ATP-binding protein, whose protein sequence is MTATNAGGSVAARADEIWKVYGTGEARVTALAGVTAEFGRGRFTAIMGPSGSGKSTLMHCLAGLDTVDKGTAHIGGTEISNLGDKALTRLRRDRIGFIFQQFNLLPTLSAAENIRLPLDIAGRKADPQWWDVVIDTVGLRDRLSHRPSQLSGGQQQRVACARALIGRPDVIFADEPTGNLDSRAGAEVLGFLRSSVREHDQTIVMVTHDPVAASYADRVIFLADGRVVDELPNPTAETVLDTMKRLDKHGDPVML, encoded by the coding sequence GTGACTGCGACGAATGCCGGCGGGTCGGTGGCGGCACGCGCGGACGAGATCTGGAAGGTCTACGGCACCGGCGAGGCCCGGGTGACCGCGCTGGCCGGGGTGACCGCCGAGTTCGGGCGGGGCCGTTTCACGGCGATCATGGGCCCGTCCGGCAGCGGCAAGTCGACGCTGATGCACTGCCTCGCCGGGCTGGACACGGTCGACAAGGGCACCGCGCACATCGGCGGCACCGAGATCAGCAACCTCGGCGACAAGGCGCTGACCCGGCTGCGGCGGGACCGGATCGGCTTCATCTTCCAGCAGTTCAACCTGCTGCCCACGCTGAGCGCCGCGGAGAACATCCGGCTGCCGCTGGACATCGCCGGCCGCAAGGCGGATCCGCAGTGGTGGGACGTCGTGATCGACACGGTCGGCCTGCGGGACCGCCTCTCGCACCGGCCCAGCCAGCTCTCCGGCGGCCAGCAGCAGCGGGTGGCGTGTGCCCGCGCGCTGATCGGCCGGCCCGACGTGATCTTCGCGGACGAGCCGACCGGCAACCTGGACTCGCGGGCCGGCGCCGAGGTGCTCGGCTTCCTGCGGTCCTCGGTGCGCGAGCACGACCAGACCATCGTCATGGTCACCCACGACCCGGTCGCGGCGAGCTACGCCGACCGGGTGATCTTCCTGGCCGACGGCCGGGTCGTCGACGAGTTGCCGAACCCGACCGCGGAGACCGTGCTCGACACCATGAAGCGCCTGGACAAGCACGGCGATCCGGTGATGCTCTGA